Within Streptomyces sp. SS1-1, the genomic segment AACGAGGCGTTCGCCGCGGTCGTCCTGCGCTTCGTGAAGGACATGGGCCTGTCGCTCGACAAGGTCAACGTCAACGGCGGCGCGATCGCCCTCGGCCACCCGCTCGGCGCCACCGGCGCCATGATCCTCGGCTCGCTCGTGGACGAACTCGAACGCCAGGACAAGCGGTACGGCCTCGCCACGCTCTGCGTCGGCGGCGGCATGGGCATCGCCACCATCGTCGAGCGCATCTGACCCCCTCCCGACGGATACGACGGATCACACGGAGAGCACTCCCACATGAGCACTGAATCCACCACCATCCGCTGGGAACAGGACCGCGACGGCGTCGTCACCCTCGTCCTCGACGACCCGAACCAGTCGGCCAACACCATGAACCAGGCGTTCCGCGACTCGCTCGCCGTGATCACGGACCGCCTCGAGGCCGAGAAGGACACCATCCGCGGTGTCATCATCACCTCCGCCAAGAAGACCTTCTTCGCGGGCGGCGACCTGCGCGACCTCATCCAGGTCACCCCGGAGACCGCGCAGCGGCTCTTCGAGGGCGGCATGGCCATCAAGCGCCAGCTCCGCCGTATCGAGACCCTCGGCAAGCCCGTCGTCGCCGCCCTCAACGGCGCGGCCCTCGGCGGCGGCTACGAGATCGCCCTCGCCTGCCACCACCGGATCGCACTCGACGCGCCCGGCTCCAAGGTCGGCTGTCCCGAGGTCACCCTCGGCCTGCTGCCCGGCGGAGGCGGCGTCGTCCGCACCGTCCGCATGCTCGGCATCGCCGACGCCCTGCTGAAGGTCCTCCTCCAGGGCACCCAGTACAGCCCGCAGCGCGCCCTGGAGAACGGCCTCGTCGACGACGTGGCCGGCACCCGCGAGGAACTGCTCGCCAAGGCCCGCGCCTACATCGACGCCCACCCCGAGTCCCAGCAGCCCTGGGACCGGCCCGGCTACCGCATCCCCGGCGGCACCCCCGCGAACCCCAAGTTCGCCGCGAACCTGCCCGCCTTCCCCGCCAACCTGCGCAAGCAGACCGGCGGCGCGCCCTACCCGGCGCCCCGCAACATCCTCGCGGCGGCCGTCGAGGGCGCCCAGGTCGACTTCGAGACCGCGCAGGTCATCGAGGCGCGCTACTTCGTGGAACTGGCCGCCGGCCAGACCTCCAAGAACATGATCCAGGCGTTCTTCTTCGACCTCCAGGCCGTCAACTCCGGCGCCAACCGGCCCAAGGGCGTCGAGCCCCGCAAGGTCCGCAAGGTCGCCGTCCTCGGCGCCGGGATGATGGGCGCGGGCATCGCCTACTCCTGCGCCCGCGCCGGCATCGAGGTCGTCCTGAAGGACGTGACGCTGGAAGCCGCCCTCAAGGGCAAGGGCTACTCCGAGACGCTCTGCGCCAAGGCGGTCTCCCGGGGCCGTACGACGCGGGAGAAGGCCGACGCGCTGCTCGCCCGCATCACCCCGGCGGCCGACCCGCAGGACGTGGCCGGCTGCGACGCGGTCATCGAGGCCGTCTTCGAGAACCCCGAGCTCAAGCACAAGGTGTTCCAGGAGGTCCAGAACATCGTCGAGCCGGACGCGCTGCTGTGCTCCAACACCTCGACGCTGCCGATCACCGCTCTCGCCGAGGGCGTGGAGCGCCAGGCCGACTTCATCGGGCTGCACTTCTTCTCGCCGGTCGACAAGATGCCGCTCGTCGAGATCATCA encodes:
- a CDS encoding 3-hydroxyacyl-CoA dehydrogenase NAD-binding domain-containing protein: MSTESTTIRWEQDRDGVVTLVLDDPNQSANTMNQAFRDSLAVITDRLEAEKDTIRGVIITSAKKTFFAGGDLRDLIQVTPETAQRLFEGGMAIKRQLRRIETLGKPVVAALNGAALGGGYEIALACHHRIALDAPGSKVGCPEVTLGLLPGGGGVVRTVRMLGIADALLKVLLQGTQYSPQRALENGLVDDVAGTREELLAKARAYIDAHPESQQPWDRPGYRIPGGTPANPKFAANLPAFPANLRKQTGGAPYPAPRNILAAAVEGAQVDFETAQVIEARYFVELAAGQTSKNMIQAFFFDLQAVNSGANRPKGVEPRKVRKVAVLGAGMMGAGIAYSCARAGIEVVLKDVTLEAALKGKGYSETLCAKAVSRGRTTREKADALLARITPAADPQDVAGCDAVIEAVFENPELKHKVFQEVQNIVEPDALLCSNTSTLPITALAEGVERQADFIGLHFFSPVDKMPLVEIIKGERTGEEALARAFDLVRQINKTPIVVNDSRGFFTSRVIGQFINEGVAMVGEGIEPASVEQAAAQAGYPAKVLSLMDELTLTLPRKIRNESKRAVEEAGGTWTPHPAEAVIDRMVDEFDRPGRSGGAGFYEYGEDGRRAGLWPGLREHFTREGAEIPFRDMQERMLFSEALDTVRLLEEGVLTSVADANIGSILGIGFPGWTGGVLQYINGYEGGVAGFTARARELAAAYGERFTPPALLVEKAEKGETFTDGR